A window from Vulpes vulpes isolate BD-2025 chromosome 9, VulVul3, whole genome shotgun sequence encodes these proteins:
- the ARMC6 gene encoding armadillo repeat-containing protein 6 — MKMASKRITQETFDAVVQENIEEFQMQPEEAIKEAVEQFESQGVDLSNIVKLAPKVSADGSQEPRHDILQVLDDLRESVAHSRPQEVSMHLARFFEQCKQHKACRFLAAEKGAYPILLAAWKLAAASDQSLLLQALNTLSALTDGQPDLLDTQGLQLLVATLAQNADVADLTCSGIRCVCHACLKHEQNRQSLVKAGVLPLLTGAIARHRHCADVVREACWALRVMTFDDDIRVPFGHAHDHAKMIVQENGGLKVLIEAAKAFSDSPSILSELCSTLSRLAVRNEFCQEVVDLGGLGVLVALLANCSDHQDLVKQVLSALRAIAGNDDVKDAIVRAGGTESIVAAMTQHLASPQICEQSCAALCVLALRKPENSRVIMEGGGALAALQAMKAHPQEAGVQKQACMLIRNLVARSQAFSQPILDLGAEALILQARAAHRDCEDVAKAALRDLGCHVELRELWTGQKGNLAP, encoded by the exons ATGAAGATGGCCTCCAAGCGCATCACCCAGGAGACCTTTGATGCAGTCGTTCAGGAGAACATTGAAGAGTTCCAGATGCAACCAGAGGAGGCAATAAAAGAGGCCGTGGAACAATTTGAATCACAAG GGGTTGATCTGAGCAACATTGTAAAGCTGGCACCCAAAGTCTCTGCAGATGGATCCCAGGAGCCTAGACACGACATCCTACAG GTCCTGGATGACCTGCGGGAGTCCGTGGCCCACTCTCGCCCCCAGGAAGTGTCCATGCACCTTGCCCGCTTTTTTGAACAGTGTAAGCAGCACAAGGCTTGCCGCTTCCTGGCTGCCGAGAAGGGGGCCTACCCCATCCTTCTGGCTGCCTGGAAGCTTGCTGCAGCAAGTGACCAGAGCCTGCTGCTTCAGGCCCTCAACACCCTGTCAGCCCTGACCGATGGCCAGCCCGATCTCCTAGACACCCAGGGCCTACAGCTGCTGGTGGCAACCCTGGCCCAGAATGCCGACGTAGCTGATCTGACCTGCTCTGGGATCCGCTGTGTGTGCCATGCCTGCCTGAAGCACGAGCAGAATCGGCAAAGCCTGGTGAAGGCCGGTGTGCTGCCCCTGCTGACTGGTGCCATTGCCCGACATAGGCATTGCGCCGACGTGGTCAGAGAGGCCTGTTGGGCCCTCCGAGTCATGACCTTCGATGATGACATCCGTGTGCCCTTTGGCCATGCCCACGACCATGCCAAGATGATTGTGCAGGAGAATGGAGGCTTGAAGGTGCTCATTGAGGCTGCCAAAG CATTCTCTGACAGCCCCAGTATCCTGAGTGAGCTCTGCAGCACCCTGTCCCGCCTGGCTGTCCGCAATGAATTCTGCCAGGAGGTCGTCGACCTTGGGGGCCTCGGGGTCCTGGTGGCCCTACTGGCCAACTGCAGCGACCACCAG GACCTTGTGAAGCAAGTGTTGAGTGCCCTGCGGGCCATTGCAGGCAACGACGATGTGAAGGATGCCATCGTCCGTGCTGGCGGGACAGAGTCCATCGTGGCTGCCATGACCCAGCACCTGGCCAGCCCCCAG ATATGCGAGCAGAGCTGTGCAGCCTTGTGCGTCTTGGCCCTGCGAAAGCCAGAGAACAGCCGGGTCATCATGGAGGGCGGTGGGGCCCTGGCTGCATTGCAGGCCATGAAGGCACACCCTCAAGAGGCCGGAGTGCAG AAACAGGCCTGCATGCTGATCCGTAACCTGGTGGCCCGCAGCCAGGCCTTCTCACAGCCCATCCTGGACCTGGGGGCTGAAGCACTCATCTTGCAGGCCCGTGCTGCCCACCGTGACTGTGAGGACGTGGCCAAGGCTGCCCTGCGAGACCTTGGCTGCCATGTGGAGCTGCGAGAGCTGTGGACTGGCCAGAAGGGCAACCTGGCACCATGA